One Danio rerio strain Tuebingen ecotype United States chromosome 13, GRCz12tu, whole genome shotgun sequence DNA window includes the following coding sequences:
- the tial1 gene encoding nucleolysin TIAR isoform X1: MEDESHPKTLYVGNLSRDVTENLILQLFTQIGPCKSCKMITEQSDSSRKMNSSSIGFSVLQHTSNDPYCFVEFFEHRDAAAALAAMNGRKILGKEVKVNWATTPSSQKKDTSNHFHVFVGDLSPEITTDDIRAAFAPFGKISDARVVKDMTTGKSKGYGFVSFYNKLVRLQYRNRVKDAENAIVHMGGQWLGGRQIRTNWATRKPPAPKSVQDNSAKQLRFDEVVNQSSPQNCTVYCGGIQSGLTEHLMRQTFSPFGQIMEIRVFPEKGYSFIRFSSHESAAHAIVSVNGTTIEGHVVKCYWGKESPDMAKNVQPMEYGQWGQWNQMYGNPQQYGQYMTNGWQVPSYGMYGQTWNQQGFGVEQSQSPAWVGGFGTQPSQAQPGAVMNQANFGMAGYQTQ; this comes from the exons ATGGAAGACGAGAGCCACCCAAAAACCCT CTATGTGGGGAATCTTTCAAGAGATGTAACGGAGAACTTGATCCTACAGTTATTTACTCAGATTGGGCCATGTAAAAGTTGTAAAATGATAACAGAG CAGTCTGATAGCAGCAGGAAGATGAACTCTTCTTCTATTGGATTTTCTGTTTTGCAGCATACAAGCAATGACCCGTATTGCTTTGTGGAGTTCTTTGAACATAGAGACGCTGCTGCGGCATTAGCTGCCATGAACGGAAGGAAGATTTTGGGAAAG gAAGTCAAGGTAAACTGGGCTACCACTCCGAGCAGTCAGAAGAAAGATACATCAA atcattttcatgtttttgtggGAGACTTGAGCCCTGAGATCACAACTGATGACATCAGAGCTGCATTTGCCCCCTTTGGGAAAATCTC GGATGCACGAGTGGTGAAGGATATGACAACAGGGAAATCAAAGGGGTATGGATTTGTGTCCTTCTATAACAAACTGGTAAGGCTCCAGTACAGGAACAGAGTGAAG GATGCTGAGAACGCCATAGTACACATGGGAGGTCAGTGGCTTGGTGGACGACAAATCCGGACTAACTGGGCAACTCGCAAACCACCCGCTCCAAAGAGTGTGCAAGACA ATAGTGCCAAGCAGCTAAGATTTGATGAGGTGGTGAACCAGTCGAGTCCTCAGAACTGCACAGTTTACTGTGGTGGCATTCAGTCAGGACTCACAG AGCATCTCATGCGACAGACCTTTTCTCCTTTTGGCCAGATAATGGAGATCAGAGTGTTTCCAGAGAAGGGTTATTCTTTTATCAG GTTCTCTTCACATGAAAGTGCTGCTCATGCCATTGTCTCCGTGAATGGCACCACCATTGAAGGACATGTGGTGAAGTGCTACTGGGGCAAAGAATCTCCTGACATGGCCAAAAATGTCCAGCCG ATGGAGTACGGTCAGTGGGGACAATGGAATCAAATGTATGGCAATCCGCAACAGTATGGTCAGTACATGACCAATGGCTGGCAAGTACCATCCTATGGAATGTACGGCCAAACATGGAATCAGCAAGGATTTGGTGTCGA ACAATCACAGTCCCCTGCCTGGGTGGGAGGTTTTGGGACGCAACCCTCTCAGGCTCAGCCCGGTGCAGTGATGAACCAGGCTAACTTCGGCATGGCCGGATACCAGACACAGTGA